Part of the Micromonospora rhizosphaerae genome is shown below.
GCGCCCAGCACCAGGCACAGCTCCGGCTCGAGGTAGCACGATCTGATCCGGTCACGCTCAACGACGTCCCCGGAGCTGAACGTGCGGCTCTCCAGGACGTACCCGAACGGCCGGAAGCCCGTCCCCATCGCATCACGACGGGGGCCCGAGGTCAGACCCACCTTCCAGCCGGCCAACCGGTCGCCCGCCGCCACCAGCCGATCGAGGACGGCCAACTGGAGGCCCAGTGCCGCGTGGACGTCGCACCCGGCGGCGTTCGTACCGGCGTCGGCCACGCCGTCCACTCTCGCCCTCAGGAACGATCTCACCACTGCCTCGTCGTACATGTCACCTCCTCGCACGGTGTGCGGCAGCCCCCACCGCCCGGGCGGGCAGCGCCGGGGACCGGCGGGCGGCCGGTCTTCACCCGGTGGGTGAAGACCGGCCGAGGTGCGCGGATCAGAGCCAGCCGGGCACGACGAAGATGAGCCAGGTGACGACGGGAATGATCACCACCATGCTGAAGCCCCAGCGCATCAGGCCCTTGTACACGTAGTCCCGCTGCTCCTCGGTCGCGTTGGCCACGGTGAGAGCGCCGCTGGTCGAGTACGGGCTCGAGTCCACGATGGAGGAGGAGAGCGCCAGAGCCGTGATCAGTCCGACCGCACCCACGGCGTTGCTGCCGGTAAGGAACGGTACGGCGAGCGGGATGAGGGCGCCGAGGATGCCGGTCGTCGAGGCGAACGCCGACACCGCGCCGCCGATGAAGCAGATGACGAGGGCGGCCATCAGCGGGGCGCCGATGGTGGCGACCTCCTCACCGAGCCACTTGATGGTGCCGATTTCCTGCATGACGCCGACGTACATCACGATGCCGCAGACGAGCAGCACCGTGGGCCATGCGACGTGGTTCACGGCGTTCCTGGCCGACTCCGGCGAGAGCAGGGTGAGGATCGCGGCCACGGTCACGGCCACCATGCCGACGTTCAGGTCGTAGAAGAGCGCCGCGATGGCGAGGCCCAGGAGCCCGACCACCGTCATGATGCGATCCCGGTCCAGGCGGAGTGGAGCTTCGGCCTCGGCCGGCAGGGTGGTGCTGGTGCCTCCGCCCGACGAACGGGTGGCCTGGGCGGGGACGGGCGAGCCCGCGGACCCCTCGCTCACCGCGACGGCGCCGCCCGCCTGGCGGGCGCTGGCGGCGCCTTCGTCGGCGAGGCTGATGCCGGAGTCCGAGGCCGCCTCGGTGCCCGGGTCGGCGGCCGGCTCCGGGCGCCGTGCGGAACCTGAGGCGCCGACCAGCTCGGCTTCGTCGAACGTGCCGATGCCGGTGTCGACGGCCCGACGGCTGACCAGGTCGCGACCGCCCCACATGAAGAAGGCGACGACGCTGATCGCGAGGTTGACGAAGAAGGAGGCCAGGAACAGCAGCGTCGGGTTGCCCGGCAGCCCGGCCTTCTCGACGACGCCGTTGGTGATGCTGCCGAAGATGCTGATCGGCGAGAAGCCGCCGGCACTGGCGCCGTTGATGATCAACAGGCCCATCATCAGGGGGTTGATCTTGTATCGCTTCGCGAAGCCCATGCCGATCGGCGCGATGATCGCCACCGACGCCGGGACGACGGCGCCGATCGCGGTGAGGCAGGCCGTCACCAGGAACATGATCCACGGGATCATGCCGACCCGACCGCCGACCAGCCGGACGGCGGTCTGGACGAGCCAGTCGACCGTGCCGTTGGCTTTCGCGATGGCGAACAGATACGTGACGCCGACGAGGATGACGAACAGATCGCCAGGGAAGCCGGCGAAGACCGCGTCGGTCTTCTCGCCGAGGTCCGCCCCGTCGAGGACCGAAATACCGACGATGAAGGCGGCGACGATCGCGAGCGCGCCGAGGTTCACCGGTCGAACCGTGGCTATCAGGAAGATGAGGGCTAGAACGAGGATCGAGACGAGCTCTACCGACATGGGAACCTCCCGGCTGGGGGTGCATCTCGACGCCGTACCGGTGGGGTGGGGCTGGGGGCTACGCCCACCCCGGGTCGCATAACACGGGCCTGTTTCCACAATGCGAAAACTAAATTTCGTTGCCGGGGAGTATGTGCCATATCACATCGACCGTCAAGGTCTGTCGATCCGCCCGACCCACGAGATCGTCCAAAGGGGATAGATCACGGCGAAGGTCGGCCGGACGGCGGGCAGGCCCCCGATGCTTGCGCTCTCCCGGCTGTTCGTTGATACGGTCTCCGTCATGCGGTAGACGACTTCCGCATGGCGGACTTCATGACCCGAGAGGCAGCCTCGGTATGACCCCCACCGGCCGTCACTTCCTCCAGATCCCAGGCCCCACCAACACGCCGGAGCGGGTGCTACGCGCCATGGCGGCACCCACCATCGACCACCGCGGCCCTCAGTTCGCCGAGCTCGGCCTGGAGGTGCTCGAGGCCGTCAAGCGGGTCTTCGGCACCACGCAGCCCGTCGTCATCTACCCGGCGTCGGGCACCGGCGCCTGGGAGGCCGCCCTGGTCAACACCCTCAGTCCCGGCGACCGGTTGGTGTGCTTCGAGACCGGCCACTTCGCGACGCTGTGGCAGGAGATGGCGCGCAGGCTGGGTCTCGAGGTCGACTTCGTGCCCGGCGACTGGCGGCACGGCGTCGACCCGGAGACGGTCGCCGACAAGCTGCGCGGCGACACCGGCCACCGCATCAAGGCCGTCCTCGTCGTGCACAACGAGACCTCGACCGGCGTGACGAGCCGGGTCGCCGAGGTGCGAAATGCGATCGACTCGACCGGCCACCCGGCACTGCTGCTCGTGGACACCATCTCGTCCCTGGGATCCATCGAGTACCAGCACGACGTTTGGGGCGTCGACGTCACGGTGGCCGGCTCCCAGAAGGGCCTGATGCTGCCGCCCGGGCTCAGCTTCAACGCGATCAGCCAGAAGGCGCTGGAGGCGTCGAAGACGGCGCGGCTACGCCGGTCGTT
Proteins encoded:
- a CDS encoding SLC13 family permease gives rise to the protein MSVELVSILVLALIFLIATVRPVNLGALAIVAAFIVGISVLDGADLGEKTDAVFAGFPGDLFVILVGVTYLFAIAKANGTVDWLVQTAVRLVGGRVGMIPWIMFLVTACLTAIGAVVPASVAIIAPIGMGFAKRYKINPLMMGLLIINGASAGGFSPISIFGSITNGVVEKAGLPGNPTLLFLASFFVNLAISVVAFFMWGGRDLVSRRAVDTGIGTFDEAELVGASGSARRPEPAADPGTEAASDSGISLADEGAASARQAGGAVAVSEGSAGSPVPAQATRSSGGGTSTTLPAEAEAPLRLDRDRIMTVVGLLGLAIAALFYDLNVGMVAVTVAAILTLLSPESARNAVNHVAWPTVLLVCGIVMYVGVMQEIGTIKWLGEEVATIGAPLMAALVICFIGGAVSAFASTTGILGALIPLAVPFLTGSNAVGAVGLITALALSSSIVDSSPYSTSGALTVANATEEQRDYVYKGLMRWGFSMVVIIPVVTWLIFVVPGWL
- a CDS encoding pyridoxal-phosphate-dependent aminotransferase family protein — encoded protein: MTPTGRHFLQIPGPTNTPERVLRAMAAPTIDHRGPQFAELGLEVLEAVKRVFGTTQPVVIYPASGTGAWEAALVNTLSPGDRLVCFETGHFATLWQEMARRLGLEVDFVPGDWRHGVDPETVADKLRGDTGHRIKAVLVVHNETSTGVTSRVAEVRNAIDSTGHPALLLVDTISSLGSIEYQHDVWGVDVTVAGSQKGLMLPPGLSFNAISQKALEASKTARLRRSFWDWQPIIEANKRGFFPYTPATNLLYGLREGLRMLDEEGLANVYARHLRHAEATRLAVRGWGLEVLCADEREHSGSLTAVLVPDGYDADKIRAVILDRYNMSLGAGLGKLTGRIFRIGHLGDFNDLMLAGTLAGVQMGLIAAGVPIDPTGINAALDRLQRP